One part of the Nitrospirota bacterium genome encodes these proteins:
- the recN gene encoding DNA repair protein RecN has product MLTELRISNFAVVEQLDLQFAEGFTVLTGETGAGKSILIDAIGLLIGGRASADQIRAGAEDAHIEAAFRLDPTSPVLKMFRDAGVLGSQETELIVRRILSRSGRNRAYLNGSLTPLHLLESLAGTVIDIHGQHDQQSLLSAQAQLDTLDAFGRLGGLRDEYTAVYERWLANRRTLEEADRLSTERVQREDFLRFQSREIEEAAIQPGEEERLQAERRRLVHARRLAELTQTAYELLYAGDQAVLNHLSTVEKCLRQLHEIDHETAAWAAACGQTALQLRDLAASLREYQDRLEQDPDQLERVEERLDRLQRLKKKYGGSVEGVLAYAAQLRRQLEELGGSQVRVAELRASIEEDVRRLDALASQLSKGRARAAKRMQERVSEELAALRMDQTRFEIRVRIGAGDEAFSPTGRDGVEYLLSANRGEPLQPLTRVASGGELSRVMLAIKTVLAETDRVPVLIFDEIDSGIGGAVAAVMGQRLRALGAYHQVLCVTHLPQVASQAEHHLLVEKSVKQNRTSTSVKKLDQHARQDEVARMLGGLTITKKVRETAAEMIDSVKETRETGPS; this is encoded by the coding sequence ATGCTCACCGAGCTGCGCATCTCCAATTTTGCGGTCGTTGAGCAGCTCGATCTCCAGTTCGCCGAGGGTTTTACGGTCCTCACCGGCGAGACGGGCGCGGGAAAATCCATCCTCATCGACGCGATCGGCTTGTTGATCGGGGGGCGCGCGTCCGCCGATCAGATACGGGCCGGGGCTGAAGACGCCCACATCGAGGCGGCGTTTCGCCTTGATCCGACTTCTCCCGTCTTGAAAATGTTCCGTGACGCCGGCGTGCTGGGCTCCCAGGAGACCGAGTTGATTGTCCGGCGCATCCTCTCGCGTTCCGGCCGAAACCGCGCGTACCTCAACGGCAGCCTGACCCCTCTCCATCTCCTCGAATCGCTCGCCGGTACGGTTATCGACATTCACGGCCAACATGACCAGCAGTCGCTCTTGTCCGCACAGGCGCAACTGGACACGCTCGATGCGTTCGGCCGTCTCGGAGGGCTGCGCGACGAGTATACGGCGGTCTACGAGCGGTGGCTGGCGAACCGACGAACGCTTGAGGAAGCCGATCGTCTGTCGACGGAACGGGTCCAGCGGGAAGACTTCCTCCGGTTTCAGTCTCGGGAAATCGAAGAGGCGGCGATTCAACCGGGGGAAGAAGAACGTTTGCAGGCCGAGCGCCGACGATTGGTGCATGCGCGGCGCCTCGCAGAACTGACGCAGACGGCCTATGAGCTGCTGTACGCCGGGGACCAAGCTGTGCTCAACCATCTCTCGACGGTCGAGAAATGCCTCCGACAACTTCACGAGATCGACCATGAGACTGCTGCGTGGGCTGCGGCGTGCGGTCAAACCGCCTTGCAACTGAGAGACCTCGCGGCGTCCCTTCGCGAATATCAGGACCGATTGGAGCAGGACCCCGATCAGTTGGAGCGAGTCGAAGAACGGCTGGACCGTCTGCAGCGGCTGAAGAAAAAATACGGCGGGAGCGTTGAAGGCGTGCTGGCCTACGCCGCTCAACTGAGGCGACAGCTCGAAGAACTCGGCGGCTCTCAGGTTCGCGTCGCCGAGTTGCGGGCGTCGATCGAAGAAGACGTCCGCCGCCTCGACGCGCTCGCGTCACAGCTTTCCAAGGGCCGCGCGAGGGCGGCGAAACGCATGCAGGAACGGGTATCGGAAGAACTGGCCGCTTTGCGCATGGATCAAACTCGGTTCGAGATTCGGGTCAGGATCGGCGCCGGCGATGAGGCGTTCTCGCCGACGGGGCGCGATGGTGTCGAGTATCTGTTGTCGGCGAATCGCGGCGAGCCGCTTCAGCCGCTCACCCGCGTCGCTTCGGGCGGGGAATTGTCGCGGGTGATGCTCGCAATCAAGACGGTCCTGGCGGAAACGGACCGGGTGCCTGTGCTCATCTTCGATGAAATCGATTCCGGGATCGGCGGAGCGGTGGCGGCCGTGATGGGACAGCGGTTGCGGGCGCTGGGCGCCTATCATCAAGTGCTGTGCGTCACTCATCTGCCTCAAGTCGCCTCGCAGGCCGAGCACCATCTGTTGGTGGAAAAGAGCGTGAAGCAAAACCGGACGAGCACTTCGGTGAAGAAGCTTGATCAGCACGCCAGACAGGACGAGGTGGCCAGGATGCTCGGCGGTCTTACCATCACGAAGAAGGTGCGGGAGACGGCGGCCGAAATGATCGACAGCGTGAAAGAAACGAGAGAAACCGGTCCGAGCTAG
- the trxA gene encoding thioredoxin: MGGDVLKVDDATWETEVIKAPELVMVDFWAVWCGPCQMVAPIVDELAKEYAGKLKVRKLNTDENPEIAGRYQIMSIPTILFFKNGQPVEKLVGARPKRQFKEVIDSLLAQHSGTA, from the coding sequence GTGGGTGGTGATGTCTTGAAAGTCGATGATGCGACATGGGAGACCGAGGTCATCAAGGCGCCGGAGTTGGTCATGGTGGATTTTTGGGCGGTGTGGTGCGGTCCTTGTCAGATGGTCGCGCCCATCGTCGACGAACTGGCCAAGGAATATGCCGGCAAGCTCAAAGTCAGAAAACTGAACACCGACGAAAATCCTGAGATCGCAGGACGCTATCAAATCATGAGCATTCCGACCATTCTGTTTTTCAAGAACGGGCAGCCGGTCGAGAAACTCGTCGGAGCGAGACCCAAGCGGCAGTTCAAGGAAGTGATCGATTCGTTGCTCGCCCAACATTCGGGCACAGCGTAA
- the lptD gene encoding LPS assembly protein LptD has product MGWVSLAWGAGGPAKPATATATPAAAQPIEITANRIDYLKELETYEADGSVVIVQGAVRLTADHVTVRMLPGILIATGHAHLSDPKADVWAERLELNVNTEAGVVINGQVYLRPTNTFVTGRLLQRFSEDHYRAKNGSFTNCDAMEGAVPAWRFTFDDVDVNAGESVALKGAWLCVNDVPVVPIPTLTYPLSTRKSGFLIPNVGYDNRFGASLRQSYFWAINPSQDLTLSPQYYSDLGYGGDLEYRYVLDRKSRGQWLISALQQQTLPNVAGVSPVGADVKRTRALISGTHVQQVNPDLLIRAQAFLVTDPDYLQQLSNSGAQRALPSGESNLLGSQRVPYGNLYLLGQYLQPLQSGGSDTFQRLPEFGYTASNFSPFGGPVLLGMDTNFVNFYRDQGFTQNRVDIMPSLSTETLGIGHVIGLKPRLKVREVYYTRGVRTEESVHRETLWAALEATSKLARRFRTSDGGAFLHTIEPGVIYEYVPPTDQSRITQIDQVDDLPKKSLLTYSLRSRLLEHEARGGSFNWLDLTLAQSYRVGAVQTRARDFTPGVLPEFGSVTQPLVPATVAIDGKKFSDVWLRAVIGNTTPQVVPASGQAFAKGGSAGIEQLPALNTYLVVDAFFDPYRGTMSQWNTDLRFQRQNLWYVEIGQRHTRDGNRVRRGDIWNPISFNEVFAPTPEIQFVTAGGAFRTPWGWTVGAKGYYDVKNGRSPEYDVVALYQNPCKCWSLGLYYLQFPDRAQYNFMLSLTGVGWTENFGTAVLRTILSPLLMGERGLPWASPGGPYGRPQPAPSVPGGA; this is encoded by the coding sequence ATGGGTTGGGTTTCGCTCGCGTGGGGTGCGGGCGGACCGGCCAAACCGGCGACCGCAACCGCGACTCCCGCCGCCGCACAACCGATCGAGATCACCGCCAACCGTATCGACTATCTGAAAGAGCTGGAAACGTACGAAGCCGACGGGTCCGTAGTCATTGTCCAAGGCGCAGTCCGCCTGACGGCCGATCATGTGACCGTCAGAATGCTGCCTGGCATCCTGATCGCGACAGGCCATGCGCATTTGTCCGATCCGAAGGCGGACGTATGGGCCGAGCGGCTGGAGCTGAACGTCAATACCGAGGCGGGAGTCGTCATCAACGGTCAGGTTTATCTGCGGCCGACCAATACGTTCGTGACGGGTCGTCTGCTCCAGCGCTTCTCGGAAGATCATTATCGAGCCAAAAATGGATCGTTCACCAACTGCGATGCCATGGAGGGAGCGGTTCCCGCCTGGCGTTTCACGTTCGATGATGTCGACGTCAACGCCGGGGAAAGCGTGGCACTCAAAGGCGCGTGGCTGTGCGTCAATGACGTGCCGGTCGTGCCGATCCCGACCCTCACATACCCGCTCAGCACCCGCAAGAGCGGGTTTCTGATCCCCAATGTCGGATACGACAATCGCTTCGGAGCGAGCCTCCGGCAGAGCTACTTTTGGGCCATCAACCCCAGCCAAGACTTGACCCTCTCGCCGCAGTACTACAGCGATCTCGGATATGGCGGCGACCTCGAATATCGGTACGTGCTGGATCGCAAATCGCGGGGCCAGTGGCTGATCAGTGCGCTGCAACAGCAGACGTTGCCCAACGTCGCCGGGGTCAGTCCGGTGGGGGCGGACGTCAAGCGAACACGGGCGTTGATCAGCGGGACTCACGTCCAGCAGGTCAATCCCGACCTGCTCATTCGCGCCCAGGCGTTTCTCGTAACGGACCCCGATTATCTGCAACAACTCAGCAATTCCGGCGCCCAACGGGCGTTGCCCAGCGGGGAATCCAATCTGCTCGGCAGTCAGCGTGTGCCCTACGGCAATCTCTATCTGCTCGGCCAATACCTCCAGCCTCTGCAATCGGGCGGCAGCGACACCTTCCAGCGGCTTCCGGAGTTCGGCTACACGGCGTCCAACTTTTCGCCGTTCGGCGGTCCGGTGCTCCTCGGGATGGACACGAACTTCGTGAACTTCTATCGCGACCAGGGCTTCACACAGAATCGTGTGGATATCATGCCCAGCTTGTCCACGGAGACGCTCGGCATCGGCCATGTCATCGGCCTGAAGCCGCGACTCAAAGTGCGGGAGGTCTATTACACGCGCGGCGTACGCACGGAAGAATCGGTGCATCGCGAGACGTTGTGGGCTGCACTGGAGGCGACCTCCAAGCTGGCGCGCCGGTTCCGGACGAGCGACGGTGGAGCATTCCTGCACACGATCGAACCCGGCGTGATCTATGAATACGTGCCGCCGACCGATCAATCGCGGATTACGCAGATCGATCAGGTGGACGATTTGCCGAAGAAAAGCCTGCTGACCTATTCGCTGCGGAGCCGGCTCCTCGAGCATGAGGCACGAGGGGGTAGTTTCAACTGGTTGGACTTGACGCTGGCGCAAAGCTACCGCGTCGGCGCCGTCCAGACTCGGGCCAGGGATTTTACGCCCGGCGTGTTGCCGGAGTTCGGGTCCGTGACCCAGCCGCTTGTGCCGGCCACGGTGGCGATCGACGGAAAGAAGTTTTCCGATGTGTGGCTGAGAGCGGTGATCGGAAACACGACTCCCCAGGTCGTGCCTGCGTCCGGGCAGGCGTTCGCCAAAGGCGGGTCCGCCGGGATCGAACAGCTTCCGGCATTGAACACGTACCTCGTGGTTGACGCCTTCTTCGATCCGTACCGTGGAACCATGAGCCAGTGGAACACGGATCTCCGCTTCCAGCGGCAGAACCTGTGGTATGTGGAAATCGGGCAGCGTCATACCCGTGACGGTAACCGCGTGCGGCGCGGAGACATCTGGAATCCGATCTCGTTCAACGAAGTGTTTGCGCCGACGCCGGAGATTCAGTTCGTGACTGCAGGAGGCGCGTTCCGGACACCGTGGGGGTGGACCGTCGGAGCTAAGGGGTACTATGACGTCAAGAACGGTCGGAGCCCGGAGTACGACGTGGTCGCTCTGTATCAGAATCCGTGCAAGTGCTGGTCGCTGGGGTTGTACTATCTGCAATTCCCCGACCGGGCGCAGTACAATTTCATGTTGAGTCTGACCGGCGTGGGTTGGACCGAAAACTTCGGTACCGCGGTCTTGCGCACGATCCTCAGCCCACTGTTGATGGGCGAACGCGGCCTGCCTTGGGCTTCCCCCGGCGGTCCCTATGGCCGGCCGCAGCCGGCACCGTCGGTGCCGGGCGGAGCTTAG
- a CDS encoding folylpolyglutamate synthase/dihydrofolate synthase family protein, with amino-acid sequence MSYESVVEFLYGLQKHGIKLGLENMRLLAARLGEPQRRYRTLHIGGTNGKGSTAAVAAAILQAAGYRVGLYTSPHLVDFRERIRVNGELIGEAQVAELTERIRELVQADCSPTFFEFTTAMAFQHFADAEVDVAVLEVGMGGRYDATNIVEPLVTVITTVALDHEEYLGRTVDAIASEKAGIVKPGVPLIVGSVPAEAFTVIEAVASQHRASIARLNRDFKVEGENPASFRYEGVASRYDQLSCPLEGRHQLDNAACALAMIEAAGVRGLPVSEPEIRAGLRSVRWEGRLEVIEREPTVLVDGAHNPSAAEAVAEYLSRYRRQYPGSRVILVLGMMRDKDHRGFLARLLPVVDEVVLTQADIARAARAEDLRLSLADLIPSAHAVPQAADALALAKRLAAPSDLICVTGSLMLVGDIKALLRGCWLSPLRG; translated from the coding sequence ATGTCCTACGAATCCGTTGTCGAGTTTCTCTACGGCCTCCAGAAGCACGGGATCAAACTTGGGCTGGAGAACATGCGTCTGTTGGCGGCCCGCTTGGGTGAGCCGCAGCGGCGGTACCGTACGCTGCATATCGGAGGGACCAACGGCAAGGGTTCGACCGCGGCCGTCGCCGCAGCGATCCTGCAGGCGGCGGGGTACCGCGTCGGCCTCTACACGTCGCCCCATCTGGTCGATTTTCGCGAACGCATCCGCGTCAACGGCGAGCTGATCGGAGAAGCGCAGGTGGCGGAGTTGACCGAGCGCATCCGCGAACTCGTCCAAGCCGATTGCTCCCCGACCTTCTTCGAGTTCACCACCGCGATGGCATTTCAACACTTCGCCGATGCCGAGGTGGACGTGGCCGTGCTGGAAGTGGGTATGGGAGGCCGGTACGACGCCACCAATATCGTCGAGCCGCTGGTCACGGTCATCACCACGGTCGCGCTGGATCACGAAGAGTACCTCGGCCGTACGGTGGACGCGATCGCGTCGGAAAAGGCCGGCATCGTCAAGCCGGGCGTCCCGCTGATCGTCGGTTCGGTGCCCGCGGAGGCCTTCACGGTCATCGAGGCCGTTGCGTCGCAACACCGGGCTTCCATTGCACGGCTGAATCGTGATTTTAAGGTCGAAGGAGAGAACCCGGCGAGCTTTCGGTACGAAGGGGTGGCGTCCCGCTATGATCAGCTTTCCTGCCCGCTGGAAGGACGTCATCAACTGGACAACGCCGCTTGCGCGCTGGCGATGATTGAAGCGGCCGGCGTCCGCGGATTGCCGGTTTCGGAGCCGGAGATTCGTGCCGGTCTCAGGTCCGTGCGATGGGAGGGGCGGTTGGAGGTGATCGAGCGGGAGCCGACCGTCTTGGTGGACGGCGCGCATAACCCGTCGGCGGCCGAGGCGGTTGCCGAGTACTTGAGCCGGTATCGCCGCCAGTATCCGGGTTCGCGGGTGATCCTGGTGCTCGGCATGATGCGGGACAAAGATCACCGCGGCTTTCTAGCCAGGCTGCTTCCGGTTGTGGACGAGGTCGTGTTGACCCAAGCGGACATCGCCCGAGCGGCCCGCGCCGAGGATCTCCGTCTCTCGCTTGCCGACCTGATTCCCTCCGCCCATGCGGTTCCGCAGGCCGCCGACGCGCTGGCGCTGGCCAAGCGCTTGGCCGCTCCGTCCGATCTGATCTGCGTCACCGGTTCCCTGATGCTGGTGGGCGATATCAAGGCCCTCTTGCGCGGCTGTTGGCTCTCGCCTCTCCGGGGTTGA
- the accD gene encoding acetyl-CoA carboxylase, carboxyltransferase subunit beta, with the protein MAWFKKQKSADTEGPRRAKVAEGMWLKCNHCREIVYRKEVERNNKVCPKCDYHFPISVMERISLLVDLGTFKEWDAELEPQDPLGFHDTRSYRERVKAQQEKTGRKDAIVIGEGSINGKRVALCVFDFGFMGGSMGSVVGEKICRAVDRALAARLSVIMVTTSGGARMQEGILSLMQMAKTSAAIAKLGEAKLPFISVLADPTFGGVTASVAMLGDVIIAEPKALIGFAGPRVIEQTIKQQLPDQFQRAEFLLEHGMVDMIVERKQLKETLSTLVAHF; encoded by the coding sequence ATGGCGTGGTTTAAAAAACAGAAATCGGCCGATACCGAAGGGCCGCGACGGGCGAAGGTCGCGGAGGGCATGTGGCTGAAGTGCAATCACTGCCGAGAAATCGTCTATCGCAAAGAAGTCGAACGCAACAACAAGGTCTGCCCCAAGTGCGATTACCATTTTCCCATTTCCGTCATGGAGCGTATCTCCCTCCTGGTGGACCTGGGGACATTCAAAGAGTGGGACGCGGAACTGGAGCCGCAGGATCCATTGGGGTTTCACGATACCCGCTCATACCGTGAACGGGTGAAGGCTCAGCAGGAAAAAACGGGCCGCAAGGACGCGATCGTGATCGGAGAAGGCTCGATCAACGGTAAGCGGGTGGCCCTGTGCGTCTTCGATTTCGGGTTTATGGGCGGCAGCATGGGCTCCGTGGTCGGGGAGAAGATTTGTCGCGCGGTCGATCGGGCGCTGGCCGCCCGCCTGTCGGTGATTATGGTCACGACGTCGGGCGGCGCGCGGATGCAGGAGGGCATTCTCTCGCTGATGCAGATGGCGAAAACCTCGGCGGCGATCGCGAAACTCGGCGAAGCCAAACTGCCGTTTATTTCGGTGCTGGCCGATCCGACGTTCGGCGGCGTGACGGCCAGCGTGGCGATGTTGGGCGATGTGATCATCGCGGAGCCGAAAGCTCTGATCGGGTTCGCCGGCCCTCGCGTCATCGAACAGACGATCAAACAGCAGTTGCCCGACCAGTTCCAGCGGGCCGAGTTCCTGTTGGAGCACGGCATGGTGGATATGATCGTCGAGCGCAAGCAACTGAAAGAAACGCTGAGCACGCTGGTGGCCCACTTTTAG